CACGAGTGCTGCAGCCAGCACGGCAGACATCAGCTTCTTCATAGGTAGTTCCCCCTCGAATGGATATGTATCAAGCAGCGGTGAGCCGCTTCATAGCATGCTTATCACCTTGCACTTGCAAGTACCTTGCTTACCCCTTCACACCCGACAACGCCACTCCCTCGATAAAATGCTTCTGAGCCGCCAAATAAACGGCGATGATCGGCAGCAGCGCCATCGTCGCCCCGGCCATCTGCACGCCGAAGTTGGACGAATATTCACCCTTGAAGCTCGCAATGCCGACGCTGAGCACCTGCTTCGTCAGGTCGTTAATATAAATCATCGGACCTAAATATTCATTCCAGCCCCAGGTGAAGGAGAGAATGAACAGCGCCGTCAGCTGCGAGCGCGACAACGGCAGCACGATACGGAAGAAGATCTTGTATTCGTTGCACCCATCTATCCGCGCCGCTTGCAGCAGATCGTTCGGGATTGACATGAAGAACTGCCGCATCAGGAAGATTGAGAACGCATTGAACATCCACGGCAGCGCCACGCTAATCACATCGTTCAGCAGCCCGAGCGACTTGAAGATCATGAACTGCGGAATGATACGCACCTCGACCGGAATCATCATCGTAGAGATGAACAAGAGGAAGATCAGGTTCCTTCCCTTGAACTCCAGCTTCGCAAAGGCGTAGCCCGCGGCCGAGCTGACGAACAGCACGAAGAACACGACATAGACGGTCAAGAGCGCTGTATTGAAGTACCAGTTCATGAACGGAAATTCTTGTATCGCAGTTGTAAAATTGCTGAGATGCGCGTTGGCCGGAATCCAATCGATCGGCATCTTGAACACGTCGCTCTCGTACTTCACCGATGCCGACAGCATCCACGCAATCGGGAACACCATGAACACCCCGACAGCGGCCAGCAGCACCGTCAGCCCGACGCTCATCCCGAGCTCTCTAGCCTGTCTCATTCCACTTCGCCTCCTCTCTACGTGTACTTGACCCATCGCTTCTGCAGCGTCCACTGCACCAGCGTCACCAGCACGACGAGCACGAAGAATATCCACGACACGGCCGACGCATAGCCCATGTTGTACTGCTTGAACGCCGTATCATAGATGTGGTACACCATCGTGACCGAAGCCGTACCCGGACCGCCTTGCGTCATCACCTGCACCTCTGCGAATATTTGGAACGAGGAGATGACCGACGTCACGACCAGGAAGAACGTCGTCGGCGACAGCAGCGGCACGGTCACGCTCATGAACTGCTGCAGCTTCCCGGCACCGTCAATAGAGGCCGCCTCGTAATAATCGCGCGGAATGCCCTGCAGGCCCGCCAAGTAGATGACGATGCAGTAGCCGATGTGCTTCCAGATCCAGAACAGCGCAATCGTCGGCAACGCCCAGCGCACACTCGTCGCCCAGCCAGGCAGCTCCTCGACACCCGCCGAACGCAGGAACGAGTTAATCGGGCCATACTCCGGATGGAACAGCGCCGAGAACACGAGCGCAGCCGCCGTGATCGTCGTAATGTACGGGACGAAATACATCGCCCGCATAATGCCGCGGCCATAGATGCGCGTATTCAGCAGCGTTGCCAGAATGAGCGACAGCACGATCAAGATCGGCACACCCATCGCCGCCAGCACGATGTTGTTGACGAAGCCGACGCGGAAATATTCGTTCTCGAACGCTTCCCTGTAATTATCGAGCCCGATGAAGGTGGAGCCCTCCGCACCACGGAACATGTTCCAATCCATGAAGCTTAAGTACAGCGAATTCACCAGCGGATACGCCATGAACATGACGAATCCGACGACCGCAGGCGCTATGAACGAATAGCCGATCATATCGCCCTTCCAGCCTGACCTTCCTCCCGCTCCCATGATGCCATCATCCTTTCTTAGAGCAGTGATAGTTAGCGCAGTTACTTCATAATTTATTTGTAAAATTATATTATATACTTAGATATTAGGTGAAGCGCTTTCAAATGTCAAGTCTTGGATTTATATTTTGACTATATATTTATATATAAATAACTTCCGTCGGACAGGTTTTCATACCAAATAAAGCTTACCGTATGCGATTCTAGGAATCACACATGGTAAGCTTTTGCTACTAGATATTCTTTTTACTTCATCTCAACTTCACGCCACGAAGTACGTCCATCCTTGTCATATCCGGTCATCTCGGAAGCGTTCACGATTTCCTTTCTTTCTCCAAGACCACAGCGTAACATCGCAGAAAATCGTAAAACAAGCGATAACTGCAAACAACAAGCTCACTGGTTTGAACGCTAACTCCATAAAGAGGATCATGAAGGATGCGCAATAGGTGATAAAGGAGCATGCACCATGGAAGTAATAAAACAACCTATGCTTTGAAGACATCGATTCAACCTCTTGTGAGATCGAAGTGAATCCGACGTCCAGATTCCTTTTCAGCAAGTATCTTGAAATAAACAGCAATCCAAACAACCCACTCCACAAAACCTTGTCTGTGTCCAAATATATGGTTATGATTCCATACACAGCATAGCTACCTACGGCTACCATGAAGATGGTGGTTATCATTTTATATAAATTCATGTGTGGTTAACTCCTGGAACAGGTTATAGAGCTACTCAATCTTAAATTTCCAGCAACTGTATGAATATGTTATTCGTGAATCCGTGATAAAAGAATATGAAAACAAGAGAAAAATAGAGGGAATCCAAGATTTTGTGTCGAAATTAAAGGATTATAACGATCCAATACTTTCACCAATGGGGTGATTGGCTTGAAGTTCGAATTCGTCCAATCTAATGAGTACTTAACCACACATACCGGGTTAACCGCTATTGGAGCTTTGCTAGCAAAGACTAATCTCGGTGCACGTTTGAATAAAACGGTATTGCCCGAGAACCCGAATCCAGATATCTCGAATGCTGATGTGATGAAAAGCTACTTGGGTCTGCTCTGCCAAGGCAAGAGCGACTTTGATCATATTGAGCCATTCCGGCAAGACGATGCGTTCAGCATCAGTCTTGACATTCGCGATGTTCCATCTAGTCCAACCTTGCGCCAGCGCTTAGATATGGCGGGTTCGTCGATATGGAAAGATATTGTGCTGGAAGAGTCGGCGGACCTGTTACGCCGAGTGGCCGCCCCGCTTACGGGTGTTGATCTTCTTGTCCTGGGCGAGAAGGAACGGACTACGTTGTTGCCGCTCGATATCGATGTGTCTCCCTTTGACAACTCCCGCACGAAAAAGAAGGCGTATCTCGCACCTACAAAGGCCATGATGGTTTTGCTCCGATCTTCTCTTACTTGGGCAAAGAGGGCTACGGCGTCCATGTGGAACTGCGTGAGGGCAGCGTGCATTGCCAGAAGAACACGGATGAATTTTTGAAGGCCAGCATTCAATATGCACGCCGAGTCACAGACCGTCCGCTCCTTGTTCGAATGGATGCAGGCAACGACTGCTTGGCGAATCTGAAGGTCTGTCACACTCAAGAAACTCGTGCCGATTACATCATCAAGAAAAATCTGCGAAGAGATCCAAAGGAGACGTGGCTCTTGTTCGCACAAGATCTGGGCATATGCTGCGAAGAACGCGAAGGAAAGAAGGTATACATCGGGTCGATGCTCATTCGTGAACAAGGATTTGACGAGCCGCTGCGTCAAGTGTTTCGTGTCATCGAACGAACCATAAGCCGTGAAGGTCAAATCTTCCTCGTTCCTGAGATCGAGGTCGAGGTGTACTGGACTTCCTTGCGTTGCTCGGCTTGGCGGGTCATTGAACTGTATCGCGATCACGGCACCAGTGAACAGTACCACAGTGAGATCAAGACAGACCTTGATCTGGAACGCTTGCCCGCTGGCAAGTTTGCAACCAACAATCTCATATTGCATGCGGGCGTGTTCGCATACAATATGCTTCGCTTGATGGGGCAACTCAGTCTGCAGATTCCCGACTCTCCGATTCGAAACAATGTTGGCCGCAGACGGATTCGCACGGTCATTCAGAATATGATCTACCATGCTTCACGACTCGTAAGACATGCTAGGCAAGTCAAATTCGCATTTGGAACGCACAGTCCTTGGTTTCAAACGTTGCGACGTGTGTATCTCACCATCCTAACCACTTGAGACTCAATGTTTAATAGGGGTGTATACGCCTTCACGCGTAGGCGTGTTTCAACATGTGCTTTTTTTGTCCACGCGAGGAAGTTCAATTGAAATGCTCATTACCTTGATGCTTTTACCATTTCCCTACAGTCACGAGCGGGCTGTCACGGATTCACGTTATTATGAAAATATATTAACAAATATGAAAGGAGAGATTCAAATACTTCACAAGAATCTTCTTTGACAGACAGACTTTGTGGGGAGTTTCATTTCACTATTTGCTATGCTATTCGGAGGTGCACGTATGAAAAAAATGATTGTGTATGCTGTGACAGCGGTCGCATGTGCGGTTGGAGTATCTGCGGCTTATGCTTCTCAAGCAATTAAACCGTTCCAGGTACCATCCAGCGTTGAGGAACACGCATTGGTCCATGATCTTACAACTAAACTCGAAAACCGCAAAAAAGAAATCATACTAGAAGCCGAAGGTCTTCATGGTGTCCAACTATCCTCTTATAAAGAACTGGGGTCGTACGCAGATATCGGTGTTCATAACGATGCGAACATGAACTCGTTGCGACTTGCGATCAAGGAGCATGTGATTCGGAACCAAAGTCAGCAAGGTGATGTTGCACCTTTCATATACTTGAATACCAACGAGAAAGAAGCAATTACGGTGCAAAAGAAAGTGGACGGAGCTTCAGTCATCACTACATTTGTGGCAGATCATGAACGTGCATGGATTATCAAGGAGCAAAAAATAGAAAAAGGAAAGCCAGCCGCTGAATTCATCAAGTAACTCGACAACTAATGGAAGAACGTGACGCAAGATACCCAACCTCCTCGTAAATACGAAAATACCTTGTAAGCATGGAGTGTGCTCCAGCTTACAAGGTTTTCATCGCTGCGTATACATTCTAATTTATAGCTTCCAACTTAGAGAAGTCTTCTGCTCAGAGAGCGTCCATAACTTGTCTGCCATTTCCTTGTTCAGGGCAAATGCCTCTAACGTACATTCACCGACGGGACCCACCATCTCAAATGTTGTAGGGCCGTAATACTTGGCATCCTCCAGTCCTTCTTCAGTCGCACACATGACTTCAGGCCAAGCTCCTTTCTCAGCCGATTGTGCGAAGATAGATAATACGGACCAGAGAGTCTTCTGAAACGTATTCGCTGTATCCTGTAATAAATTGGTTCGTGACGCTCCAGGATGACATACCAGTACCTGAACGCTCTTACCCACAGCCTTGATGCGACGTTGTAGCTCATAGGCAAACATCATCTGCGCCAGCTTGCTCTGAGCATAGGACGACCAAGGAGAGTAGTTCTTATCGAAATTAAGGTCTTCGAACCGAATTCTCTGATCCCCCATCTTATATCCATTACTACCAACGACAACAATGCGTCCTCTTGATTCTTCCATTC
Above is a genomic segment from Paenibacillus sp. YYML68 containing:
- a CDS encoding carbohydrate ABC transporter permease, giving the protein MRQARELGMSVGLTVLLAAVGVFMVFPIAWMLSASVKYESDVFKMPIDWIPANAHLSNFTTAIQEFPFMNWYFNTALLTVYVVFFVLFVSSAAGYAFAKLEFKGRNLIFLLFISTMMIPVEVRIIPQFMIFKSLGLLNDVISVALPWMFNAFSIFLMRQFFMSIPNDLLQAARIDGCNEYKIFFRIVLPLSRSQLTALFILSFTWGWNEYLGPMIYINDLTKQVLSVGIASFKGEYSSNFGVQMAGATMALLPIIAVYLAAQKHFIEGVALSGVKG
- a CDS encoding carbohydrate ABC transporter permease, producing MGAGGRSGWKGDMIGYSFIAPAVVGFVMFMAYPLVNSLYLSFMDWNMFRGAEGSTFIGLDNYREAFENEYFRVGFVNNIVLAAMGVPILIVLSLILATLLNTRIYGRGIMRAMYFVPYITTITAAALVFSALFHPEYGPINSFLRSAGVEELPGWATSVRWALPTIALFWIWKHIGYCIVIYLAGLQGIPRDYYEAASIDGAGKLQQFMSVTVPLLSPTTFFLVVTSVISSFQIFAEVQVMTQGGPGTASVTMVYHIYDTAFKQYNMGYASAVSWIFFVLVVLVTLVQWTLQKRWVKYT
- a CDS encoding SDR family oxidoreductase; the encoded protein is MGNHIRGNKQRFGAKGWTPERLGSLAGKTYVITGASSGTGLEATRIFLSKGAKVVMLNRNANKSKDTISSLKREFGSHADVTFIQMDLAVLPSVREAAAEVMEKVPRIDALVCNAAIAQVAQQEITVDGFESQLGVNHLAHFLLCGLLFERMEESRGRIVVVGSNGYKMGDQRIRFEDLNFDKNYSPWSSYAQSKLAQMMFAYELQRRIKAVGKSVQVLVCHPGASRTNLLQDTANTFQKTLWSVLSIFAQSAEKGAWPEVMCATEEGLEDAKYYGPTTFEMVGPVGECTLEAFALNKEMADKLWTLSEQKTSLSWKL